In the genome of Nitrospira sp. MA-1, one region contains:
- a CDS encoding TRL-like family protein, with translation MKNLLIAGFLGFCLLNLTGCMGVASPVAGWAYTEAKFGNQVTDGAAGTKTGTACATSILAMVATGDASQEKAMANGGITQITYVDHSAKNILGIWGEWCTIVHGS, from the coding sequence ATGAAAAATCTGCTAATTGCTGGTTTTTTAGGGTTTTGTTTACTCAATTTGACCGGATGTATGGGGGTAGCCTCACCTGTTGCAGGATGGGCCTATACTGAAGCTAAATTCGGCAACCAAGTTACTGATGGCGCTGCTGGGACTAAAACTGGAACAGCCTGTGCAACTTCAATTCTTGCTATGGTTGCGACAGGTGATGCTAGTCAGGAAAAGGCCATGGCGAATGGTGGAATAACTCAGATTACCTACGTTGATCATTCTGCAAAAAATATTCTTGGAATCTGGGGTGAGTGGTGCACTATCGTGCATGGTTCGTAA
- a CDS encoding outer membrane beta-barrel protein: MYFSIKFVLLLSWVVAIFLPCRLEALDDIEIYLAGYGMGSQPLNKGVSFKSREVSGEKLNGDPGLGFKVGFFPHFASGFLGLELESFGNNNSIRFPIDSSLRPTKGNSSLITYQSMVNLIVRYPGTLFRPYAGIGGGLSNGILRNADIPGRKDKNFETGTAPGYQFLGGMQLFITERWFVFGEYKYFSANYHWKELSLNFRSEYFLGGIGFLF, translated from the coding sequence TTGTATTTTTCCATAAAATTTGTATTGCTCCTTTCCTGGGTTGTGGCAATTTTTCTTCCCTGTCGTTTGGAGGCTTTGGATGACATTGAGATTTATTTGGCGGGCTATGGTATGGGGTCACAACCTTTAAATAAGGGAGTTTCGTTTAAAAGCAGAGAGGTTTCAGGCGAGAAGCTGAATGGAGATCCTGGTTTGGGATTTAAGGTAGGGTTCTTCCCTCATTTTGCCAGTGGATTCCTTGGTCTTGAATTGGAATCATTTGGAAATAATAATTCAATCCGTTTTCCCATAGACAGTAGTTTGAGACCGACAAAGGGTAACAGCAGCCTTATAACTTATCAGTCCATGGTCAATCTTATCGTGCGATATCCAGGGACTCTGTTCCGACCGTATGCGGGCATAGGAGGCGGGCTTTCAAACGGAATTTTAAGAAATGCCGATATTCCAGGAAGAAAAGATAAAAATTTTGAAACAGGAACGGCTCCTGGATATCAGTTTCTAGGAGGCATGCAACTATTCATTACCGAACGATGGTTTGTATTTGGAGAATACAAATATTTCTCTGCGAATTACCATTGGAAGGAACTTTCCTTAAATTTCAGGAGTGAATATTTTTTGGGGGGCATTGGTTTTTTGTTTTAG
- a CDS encoding MBL fold metallo-hydrolase gives MSLEDEFCDIIKKARFGQGLGIETLAELAKMEQADMEDLEKGNRTPTKSEIHGISQALHLRVDPLINLTLDGWLPQPQPEWTTEHDLVQTIKGDIGGYEVKGYLLTDPVTNQTIMIDTGYNAKQMLSSISQRELTLIGVCLTHGHTDHAGGLKEILAQWPVPVYLGNGDFDLLPWTPPDASIKIPADHQMIALGDLTVECLATPGHTPGGFCYLLSLKGQTLCFVGDTLFSGSVGRSNPFSLYPRHLQSVRHTLLHLPKDTALFPGHGPSTTVLEEQAHNPFA, from the coding sequence ATGAGTTTAGAAGATGAATTTTGCGATATCATTAAAAAGGCTCGTTTTGGGCAAGGGCTGGGGATTGAGACCCTGGCGGAATTGGCGAAAATGGAGCAGGCCGACATGGAGGACCTTGAGAAAGGTAACCGAACTCCGACCAAAAGCGAAATTCATGGAATCAGCCAGGCCTTGCACCTACGCGTTGACCCCCTGATTAACCTGACTTTGGACGGATGGTTACCTCAACCGCAACCAGAGTGGACGACTGAACACGATCTTGTTCAGACCATCAAAGGCGATATTGGCGGGTATGAAGTCAAAGGGTATCTATTAACTGATCCGGTCACCAACCAGACCATTATGATTGATACTGGGTACAATGCCAAACAGATGCTTTCGAGCATCTCCCAACGTGAATTGACCTTGATCGGCGTCTGCCTCACCCATGGGCATACGGATCATGCGGGAGGGCTGAAAGAGATTTTGGCTCAATGGCCAGTGCCGGTCTATCTGGGTAATGGCGATTTCGACCTGCTCCCCTGGACGCCGCCTGACGCCTCAATAAAAATACCAGCCGACCATCAGATGATTGCCCTGGGGGATTTGACGGTTGAATGCTTGGCCACCCCGGGCCATACCCCTGGAGGATTTTGCTACCTGTTATCGCTCAAAGGCCAAACCCTGTGTTTTGTGGGAGATACGCTCTTTTCCGGGTCGGTAGGGCGCTCCAACCCTTTTTCCCTGTATCCACGGCATTTGCAATCCGTTCGCCATACCCTGTTACACTTACCAAAAGACACCGCCTTGTTTCCTGGCCATGGTCCCTCCACGACAGTGCTTGAGGAACAAGCGCACAATCCATTTGCCTAA
- a CDS encoding M20/M25/M40 family metallo-hydrolase translates to MSDYQSQLHTYIQDQRPNFEDLLGQMVEVPSVSSDPEHAHDMHRMAQLAVQYLEQFGAKASIVNTKGYPSVAGEWVAGRQHPSLTIYNHLDVQPAQEPEWRQPPFAFKKDGDRYCGRGATDDKGPALTALFAAKFAREVGIPLNIRILWELEEEIASPNFPEVLQNRKAVPPSDSVLVSDTIWVAKDRPALSCGLRGLLVAKLLLRTGETDIHSGLTGGGARNPLAELCDAAYSCLDAKTGRVKIPGFYDDVVPPTRTEMKNFLASGFQVRLFKEAYQLRSLRTSDPQDLLKRIWASPTFEVHGLTGGHMGPGVKTIVPACGELKVSMRLVPNQHPSKIFRLLKKHLRARNPDIEVINDGELEPYHGISDGPYAEALQEAVAQGFGRRPVFVREGGSIGAIAVLQRAWKVPILFMGLSLPEHGYHAPNEYFDWGQASGGIQAFVHYFDHLSRMRPDKSKTRLKPTTG, encoded by the coding sequence ATGAGTGATTATCAATCCCAATTACACACCTACATTCAAGATCAGCGCCCCAACTTTGAAGACCTTTTAGGTCAGATGGTAGAAGTGCCATCAGTAAGTTCAGACCCTGAGCATGCCCACGATATGCACCGAATGGCCCAATTAGCCGTTCAATACCTGGAACAATTTGGAGCCAAGGCCTCTATCGTGAACACCAAGGGTTACCCAAGCGTAGCTGGCGAATGGGTGGCCGGTCGACAACACCCCAGTCTGACCATTTACAATCATCTCGATGTCCAACCGGCTCAAGAACCCGAATGGCGTCAGCCTCCCTTTGCCTTTAAAAAGGATGGTGATCGGTACTGTGGCCGTGGGGCAACGGATGATAAAGGCCCGGCGTTAACCGCCCTCTTTGCTGCAAAATTCGCAAGAGAAGTCGGCATTCCCCTAAACATTCGGATCCTCTGGGAATTGGAGGAAGAAATTGCCAGCCCGAATTTCCCCGAGGTCCTTCAAAACCGTAAAGCTGTCCCACCGTCTGATTCGGTACTGGTGTCCGACACGATTTGGGTGGCGAAGGATCGCCCGGCCCTCTCCTGTGGGCTTCGTGGTTTGTTGGTCGCCAAGTTGCTGCTTCGCACAGGGGAAACCGATATTCATTCCGGTCTCACGGGCGGCGGGGCGCGCAATCCCTTGGCTGAATTATGTGACGCCGCCTATTCCTGCTTGGACGCGAAAACCGGACGCGTGAAAATCCCAGGATTCTACGATGATGTCGTCCCGCCCACCCGAACCGAAATGAAAAATTTTCTGGCATCAGGATTTCAGGTTCGCCTTTTTAAAGAGGCCTATCAACTGCGATCGCTTCGAACCTCCGATCCTCAAGATTTACTCAAACGGATCTGGGCCTCTCCCACCTTTGAAGTGCATGGATTAACGGGTGGGCACATGGGACCAGGCGTCAAAACCATTGTGCCGGCCTGTGGCGAACTCAAAGTGAGTATGCGATTAGTTCCAAATCAACATCCCTCAAAAATTTTCCGACTCCTGAAAAAACATCTTCGTGCCCGCAATCCTGATATTGAAGTGATTAATGATGGAGAACTGGAACCCTATCATGGAATTTCCGATGGCCCCTATGCGGAGGCGCTGCAAGAGGCGGTAGCCCAGGGCTTTGGACGCCGACCGGTGTTTGTGCGGGAAGGTGGATCTATTGGGGCCATTGCGGTGTTACAACGCGCCTGGAAGGTCCCGATTCTGTTTATGGGTCTCAGCCTACCCGAACATGGGTACCATGCCCCCAATGAATATTTCGATTGGGGACAAGCTTCAGGGGGGATACAAGCCTTCGTGCACTACTTCGATCACTTGAGTCGGATGCGACCGGATAAATCCAAGACCCGCCTCAAACCGACAACAGGCTAA
- a CDS encoding site-2 protease family protein, translating to MDHESPTHSTPSENNPTPPPSLLNPIAPTDSLPSTNPISPPPLIMPISKDAMLRERTLETSSRGIGHWHSIQPDRLDSRDEVDEFPPPTPSAFSQWGLPILLFGLTIFTTLWAGAFQVNMKPVNGAWDFLMRYPGSLVNGIPFAATLLGILVTHEFGHYLLSRIHRVPASLPLFIPGPPHFIGTFGAVIRMRSAIMNRRALFDIGVAGPIAGFIAAVVAIIIGLSFSHIVPRSQTYGLQLGEPLLLQWFAWLMFGPIPPTHDIVLHPIAFAAWFGFFVTAINLLPLGQLDGGHVAFAVLGRRQRSLALGTIPILIYLGLTGWPGWILWVGLASLVGIAHPPVMDPHTVLGKHRRWVAWAALAIFIVTFAPVPFSVG from the coding sequence ATGGATCACGAATCGCCTACACATTCAACGCCTTCGGAGAACAACCCAACACCCCCACCTTCTCTATTGAATCCTATTGCTCCCACCGATTCACTGCCTTCAACTAACCCAATTTCCCCTCCACCTCTGATCATGCCAATCTCCAAAGACGCCATGCTTCGAGAACGCACACTCGAAACATCCTCCCGCGGAATAGGTCATTGGCATTCAATTCAACCTGACCGGCTCGACTCTCGAGATGAGGTGGATGAATTCCCACCTCCAACTCCCAGCGCCTTTTCCCAATGGGGACTTCCTATTTTGCTCTTTGGGCTCACCATATTTACTACACTCTGGGCAGGAGCATTTCAGGTTAATATGAAACCAGTCAACGGGGCCTGGGATTTTTTAATGCGTTATCCCGGCTCTTTAGTCAATGGGATCCCCTTTGCCGCAACCCTATTAGGAATCCTCGTCACCCATGAATTCGGGCATTACCTTCTCTCCCGCATCCATCGTGTTCCCGCGTCCTTACCGCTGTTCATTCCCGGTCCCCCACATTTCATTGGTACCTTTGGGGCGGTCATTCGCATGCGATCCGCAATCATGAATCGTCGCGCGCTTTTTGATATTGGCGTTGCAGGTCCCATTGCCGGATTTATCGCCGCAGTTGTTGCCATTATTATCGGCCTCTCTTTCTCCCATATCGTCCCCAGATCCCAAACGTATGGGTTACAGTTGGGCGAACCTCTCCTGCTGCAATGGTTTGCCTGGCTCATGTTTGGCCCAATTCCACCCACGCACGATATTGTGCTCCATCCGATTGCTTTTGCCGCGTGGTTCGGGTTTTTCGTCACCGCGATTAATTTATTACCCTTGGGGCAATTGGACGGAGGCCATGTGGCATTTGCGGTATTAGGCCGTCGACAACGCTCCCTGGCATTGGGCACGATTCCCATCCTCATTTATTTGGGCCTCACGGGTTGGCCTGGGTGGATTCTCTGGGTCGGATTGGCCAGCCTTGTCGGGATTGCCCACCCGCCAGTTATGGACCCGCACACGGTTTTGGGTAAACACCGGCGATGGGTCGCCTGGGCGGCCTTGGCTATTTTCATTGTGACTTTTGCTCCGGTGCCGTTTTCAGTTGGATGA